From the genome of Nakamurella flavida, one region includes:
- a CDS encoding methylenetetrahydrofolate reductase — MDLVQRLGRGEGGFLLFGLTPPKASAAGVDLDRIAGSTVARLQSLDPDGVVIYDILEERDRNPETRPFPFLPTLDPADYLDQHLAGWTKPAIVYRAVGKYPEDHLSEWLRQQPTDRVATVLVGASSSAHPGLTTLPRAQELRQQTQPDLLTGAVVIPERHTNRGDEHLRMLAKQTAGCSFFVSQVLYDADAAKNLVSDYRDECDARGVAPRPIAFTLSVCGSLKTLQFLTWLGVQVPRWMQRDLERSQDTLAASLDHSRAVGLDMLDYCRRLGVPAGLNIESVSARRVEIDAAVQLASELRPALHA; from the coding sequence GTGGATCTTGTGCAGCGGCTCGGCCGAGGCGAGGGCGGTTTCCTGCTCTTCGGTCTCACCCCACCCAAGGCGAGTGCCGCGGGTGTGGACCTCGATCGGATCGCCGGTTCGACGGTGGCCCGTCTGCAGTCGCTGGACCCCGATGGGGTGGTCATCTACGACATCCTGGAGGAGCGGGATCGCAACCCCGAGACGCGACCCTTCCCCTTCCTACCCACGCTGGATCCGGCCGACTACCTCGACCAGCACCTGGCCGGGTGGACGAAACCCGCGATCGTCTACCGAGCCGTGGGCAAGTACCCCGAGGACCACCTCTCGGAGTGGTTGCGGCAGCAGCCGACGGACCGGGTGGCGACAGTGCTCGTCGGTGCCTCGTCGAGTGCCCACCCGGGTCTGACGACGTTGCCGCGAGCCCAGGAACTGCGTCAGCAGACGCAGCCGGATCTGCTGACCGGAGCTGTCGTCATCCCCGAACGCCACACCAACCGCGGCGACGAGCACCTGCGGATGCTGGCCAAGCAGACGGCGGGATGCTCGTTCTTCGTCAGTCAGGTGCTCTACGACGCGGACGCGGCCAAGAACCTGGTGTCGGACTACCGCGACGAGTGCGATGCCCGCGGGGTCGCCCCCCGACCGATCGCGTTCACCCTCTCGGTGTGCGGTTCGCTCAAGACGCTGCAGTTCCTGACCTGGCTCGGCGTGCAGGTGCCGCGGTGGATGCAGCGGGATCTCGAACGGAGCCAGGACACCCTGGCCGCCTCCCTCGACCACTCCCGCGCCGTGGGCCTGGACATGCTCGACTACTGCCGTCGGCTGGGCGTCCCGGCCGGGCTCAACATCGAGAGCGTCTCGGCCCGTCGCGTCGAGATCGACGCAGCGGTCCAGCTCGCCTCCGAGCTGCGCCCGGCGCTGCACGCCTGA
- the htpG gene encoding molecular chaperone HtpG, with product MSTETIEFQAEARQLLQLMIHSIYSSKDVFLRELISNSSDALDKVRMAAYQDKDLVADTSDLHISLSTDPAARTVTVADNGIGMTRQEVVDLIGTIAKSGTGELLAKLRQAREAGGSEQATADLIGQFGVGFYSSFMVADRVTMVTRKAGTEGGVQWESAGEGSYTVTDAPDAPQGTSVTLHLKPEDTEDALHDYSNPRTVREIVKRYSDFITWPIRMAPLTTPAAIDGEDADESAAPAEPEVINSRQALWARPQSEVSEEEYAEFYRHVSHDWQEPLETIRLSAEGTFEYQALLFLPRQAPMNLFYRDSARGVQLYVKRVFIMDDCEALIPEYLRFVKGVVDAHDLSLNISREILQQDRQIQLIRKRLVKKVLSTLKSMMTDESGTEKYDTFWTQFGRALKEGLLSDRDNQNAILEVCSFPSTHDAAKPTTLQAYLERMPEGQDAIYYATGESRAALEHSPHMEAFRAKGYEVLLLTDQVDEVWVDAVPAFEDKQFVSITRGEVDLGGEDVDADTQQGYDALLGRLTTDLADEVKAVRLSHRLTDSAVCLVGEAGDLTPTLEKMYRAMGQQPPTVKRTLELNPSHPLVVGLRTAFEANADDPSIQATARLLYGMALLAEGGELAEPAAFVAALSDRLAATLA from the coding sequence ATGTCGACCGAGACGATCGAGTTCCAGGCCGAGGCCCGTCAGCTGCTGCAGCTGATGATCCACTCCATCTACTCGTCCAAGGACGTCTTCCTGCGCGAGCTGATCTCGAACTCCTCCGACGCGCTGGACAAGGTCCGGATGGCCGCCTACCAGGACAAGGACCTGGTCGCCGACACCTCCGACCTGCACATCTCGCTGAGCACCGATCCGGCGGCCCGCACGGTCACCGTGGCCGACAACGGCATCGGGATGACCCGGCAGGAGGTCGTCGACCTCATCGGCACCATCGCCAAGTCCGGCACCGGCGAGCTGCTGGCCAAGTTGCGGCAGGCGCGGGAGGCCGGCGGGTCCGAGCAGGCCACCGCCGATCTGATCGGTCAGTTCGGGGTCGGCTTCTACTCGAGCTTCATGGTCGCCGACCGGGTCACCATGGTCACCCGCAAGGCGGGCACCGAGGGCGGCGTGCAATGGGAGTCCGCCGGTGAGGGCTCGTACACGGTGACCGACGCGCCGGACGCGCCGCAGGGCACCTCGGTGACCCTGCACCTCAAGCCGGAGGACACCGAGGACGCCCTGCACGACTACAGCAACCCGCGCACCGTCCGCGAGATCGTCAAGCGCTACTCCGATTTCATCACCTGGCCGATCCGGATGGCCCCGCTCACCACCCCCGCCGCAATCGACGGCGAGGACGCCGACGAGTCGGCGGCGCCGGCCGAGCCGGAGGTCATCAACTCCCGGCAGGCGCTGTGGGCCCGCCCGCAGAGCGAGGTCTCCGAGGAGGAGTACGCCGAGTTCTACCGGCACGTCAGCCACGACTGGCAGGAGCCGCTGGAGACGATCCGGCTGTCCGCCGAGGGCACGTTCGAGTACCAGGCGCTGCTGTTCCTGCCCCGGCAGGCGCCGATGAACCTCTTCTACCGGGACTCCGCCCGCGGGGTGCAGCTCTACGTCAAGCGCGTCTTCATCATGGACGACTGCGAGGCGCTGATCCCCGAGTACCTGCGCTTCGTCAAGGGTGTCGTCGACGCGCACGACCTGTCGCTCAACATCTCCCGCGAGATCCTGCAGCAGGACCGGCAGATCCAGCTGATCCGCAAGCGGTTGGTCAAGAAGGTGCTGTCGACGCTGAAGTCGATGATGACCGACGAGTCCGGGACGGAGAAGTACGACACCTTCTGGACGCAGTTCGGTCGGGCCCTCAAGGAAGGTCTGCTCTCCGACCGGGACAACCAGAACGCCATCCTCGAGGTCTGCTCGTTCCCGTCCACCCACGACGCGGCGAAGCCCACCACCCTGCAGGCCTATCTCGAGCGGATGCCCGAGGGGCAGGACGCGATCTACTACGCCACCGGGGAATCCCGTGCGGCCCTGGAGCACTCGCCGCACATGGAGGCCTTCCGGGCCAAGGGTTACGAGGTGCTGCTGCTCACCGACCAGGTCGACGAGGTCTGGGTCGACGCCGTCCCGGCGTTCGAGGACAAGCAGTTCGTCTCCATCACCCGGGGCGAAGTGGACCTGGGCGGCGAGGACGTCGACGCCGACACCCAGCAGGGCTACGACGCGCTCCTCGGCCGGCTCACCACCGATCTGGCCGACGAGGTCAAGGCGGTCCGGCTCTCCCACCGGCTCACCGATTCCGCGGTGTGCCTGGTCGGCGAGGCCGGCGACCTGACCCCGACCCTGGAGAAGATGTACCGGGCCATGGGCCAGCAGCCGCCGACGGTGAAGCGGACCCTCGAACTCAACCCCTCGCACCCGCTGGTCGTCGGGCTCCGCACCGCCTTCGAGGCGAACGCGGACGATCCCTCCATCCAGGCCACCGCGCGGTTGCTGTACGGCATGGCCCTGCTCGCCGAGGGCGGCGAGCTGGCCGAACCGGCCGCCTTCGTGGCCGCTCTGTCCGATCGCCTGGCCGCGACGCTGGCCTGA
- a CDS encoding acVLRF1 family peptidyl-tRNA hydrolase: MTSRARPAPGGGTVVEIAPERLVGWVNRFSGRNDGLADITADADGVTVQGGDGTTARLQAPFGPMDPAAGEPLEALLAHLAHLGGTGMGLILVRAGAHSVGVARDGRVLSSSTDRAYVQGRTAAGGWSQQRFARRRGNQRTAALEDSADAAARVLGPLVTGPAAAVRLLVTAGDGPAVTEVLSDPRLAAVAALPRRHFGDIAEPRRAVLDEVAGRSLAVEILVRGVDPPMSRARVR; this comes from the coding sequence GTGACGAGCCGCGCGCGGCCGGCCCCCGGCGGCGGCACCGTCGTGGAGATCGCCCCCGAGCGACTGGTCGGCTGGGTGAACCGCTTCTCCGGGCGCAACGACGGACTCGCCGACATCACCGCGGACGCCGACGGCGTCACCGTGCAGGGGGGCGACGGCACCACCGCCCGGTTGCAGGCGCCGTTCGGGCCGATGGATCCCGCCGCGGGAGAACCGTTGGAAGCGCTGCTGGCCCACCTGGCCCATCTGGGTGGCACCGGCATGGGGCTGATCCTGGTGCGGGCGGGGGCCCATTCGGTGGGGGTCGCCCGGGACGGCCGGGTGCTCAGTTCGTCCACCGACCGCGCGTACGTCCAGGGCCGGACGGCGGCGGGCGGGTGGTCCCAGCAGCGCTTCGCCCGCCGGCGCGGCAACCAGCGCACCGCCGCCCTCGAGGACAGCGCCGACGCCGCCGCCCGGGTGCTCGGCCCGCTGGTGACCGGGCCGGCGGCGGCCGTCCGGCTGCTGGTCACCGCGGGCGACGGGCCGGCGGTCACCGAGGTGCTCTCCGATCCGCGACTGGCGGCGGTGGCCGCCCTCCCACGACGGCACTTCGGTGACATCGCCGAACCGCGGCGGGCCGTGCTGGACGAGGTGGCCGGGCGCAGTCTCGCCGTGGAGATCCTCGTCCGCGGGGTGGATCCGCCGATGAGTCGCGCCCGGGTGCGCTGA
- a CDS encoding beta strand repeat-containing protein: MSNHRDRALRVPVAVVLCVLLMLCSVSASADWGTAGRGGGVAQTGTLAPPSALTVPRLTNMASLPVRWAPPARGPVPTGYFVERVGGGTTQPVCNSGPARPLAALSCADTGLRTGAVSYRVTAVYRSWTATAVSDPVQVALPAAVVFCQQPTSTIAGTPVSPGVELCLVTATGDPAEVAGIPVTIGLTGGAGQGVLNGTLTRTTDAQGAVTFDDLSVNRAADDYHLQATASGLTPATSSTFAVIPADGYHLVMTTAAQSGPAATGATLGPITVQRQDWLGNPVVLGAAASVALTSSTTGTARFAATSGGTAVTTVSIPANSSTATFYYGDTRAGSPVVSATAAGLASGSQAQRITAAAASKLAVTSLAVTGTATAAPTLGPLTVQRQDAFGNAVPTTAAITITLSSSSTGTTGFSTTAGGATIGTVTMPAGTSTVSFTYGDTRAGSPVVTAATTGLTSATQTQTIRAGTATRLAVTSAARTGGASSAANLGAITVQQQDVFGNAVVATAAVPVVPASNSAGTTRFAARASGTALTSTTIAVGASSTTLYYGDTRAGTPVLTFTSPGLTAVSQGATIVPATARKLVFLTPVITAAPTAAPSLGPLTVQRQDTFGNAVVATTALTVTLSSSATTTGQFAATPGGAVTTTVTIAAGASTTSFGYGDTRAGTPKITAASSGLTSATQTETITATATRLVVTTAARTATASSRTNLGAVTVQRQDAFGNAVLAPTGGTPVTLTSSTAGVPVFSTTSGGTVLTTVTIPAGSSAVSFYYGDTRVGTPTLTAAAAGLASATQVQTITPGTAAKLTLITPPTTGPAADTATLGPLTVQRQDTFGNAVPAPTGGLLLTLASSSSGARFAGLDGAALTTLALPEGASTASFRYGDTRAGSPVVSVVLSGLTTATQIQVVTPAPASRLVITTAAPTGTASAVASTGPISVQAQDAFGNAAPAPDGGLGVQLGSSTTGTATFSTTAGGPATNLVTIPAGAATVTFYAGDTRSGTATLAVTAAGLTGTSQTVTTVPAAATRLVYLTAPVTGRAATTATLGPLTVQRQDPFGNPVGGGAITVALTSSTTGTARFATAAGGSAVTAVTIASGASTATFYTGDTRVGTATLTASATGLTAAAQPLTSTG, from the coding sequence ATGTCGAACCACCGCGACCGGGCCCTGCGGGTACCGGTCGCGGTGGTGCTGTGCGTCCTCCTGATGCTCTGCTCGGTCAGCGCGTCCGCGGACTGGGGTACCGCCGGGCGTGGCGGCGGCGTCGCCCAGACCGGCACCCTCGCTCCGCCCTCCGCGCTCACGGTGCCGCGGCTGACCAACATGGCGTCGCTCCCCGTGCGGTGGGCACCGCCGGCCCGCGGCCCGGTGCCCACCGGGTACTTCGTGGAACGGGTGGGGGGCGGCACCACCCAGCCGGTCTGCAACTCCGGCCCCGCCCGTCCGCTGGCCGCGCTCTCCTGCGCCGACACCGGACTCCGCACCGGAGCCGTCAGCTACCGGGTCACCGCGGTCTACCGGTCGTGGACGGCGACCGCGGTCAGCGACCCCGTCCAGGTGGCCCTGCCGGCCGCCGTCGTGTTCTGCCAGCAGCCCACCTCCACCATCGCCGGCACGCCCGTCTCCCCGGGCGTCGAGCTGTGCCTGGTCACCGCCACCGGGGATCCGGCCGAGGTCGCCGGCATCCCCGTCACCATCGGCCTCACCGGTGGTGCCGGGCAGGGCGTGCTGAACGGCACCCTCACCCGGACCACCGACGCGCAGGGCGCCGTGACGTTCGACGACCTCTCCGTCAACCGGGCCGCCGACGACTACCACCTGCAGGCGACCGCGTCCGGGCTCACCCCGGCGACCAGCAGCACCTTCGCCGTCATCCCGGCCGACGGGTACCACCTGGTCATGACCACGGCAGCACAATCGGGCCCGGCGGCCACCGGCGCGACGCTGGGGCCCATCACCGTGCAGCGGCAGGACTGGCTCGGCAACCCGGTCGTCCTCGGCGCCGCGGCGTCGGTCGCCCTCACCTCGTCGACCACCGGGACCGCCCGCTTCGCCGCCACCTCCGGCGGGACCGCCGTCACCACCGTGTCCATCCCGGCCAACTCCTCGACGGCGACCTTCTACTACGGCGACACCCGGGCCGGGTCGCCGGTGGTCAGCGCCACCGCCGCCGGTCTCGCCTCCGGTTCGCAGGCGCAACGCATCACCGCGGCGGCCGCCAGCAAACTGGCCGTGACCTCGCTGGCGGTGACCGGGACGGCCACCGCCGCCCCCACTCTCGGGCCCCTGACGGTGCAGCGGCAGGACGCCTTCGGCAACGCCGTGCCCACCACCGCGGCGATCACGATCACCCTGTCGTCGAGCTCGACGGGGACGACCGGCTTCTCGACCACGGCGGGTGGTGCGACCATCGGGACGGTCACGATGCCGGCCGGTACCTCCACCGTCTCGTTCACCTACGGCGACACCCGGGCGGGATCACCCGTGGTGACCGCGGCGACGACGGGCCTGACGTCGGCCACCCAGACCCAGACGATCCGCGCCGGGACGGCCACCAGGCTCGCGGTCACCTCGGCGGCCCGCACCGGCGGTGCCTCGTCAGCGGCCAACCTCGGCGCCATCACCGTGCAGCAGCAGGATGTGTTCGGCAACGCCGTGGTCGCCACCGCCGCCGTCCCCGTCGTCCCCGCGTCGAACTCCGCGGGAACCACCCGCTTCGCGGCCCGGGCCAGCGGCACCGCGCTGACCTCGACGACCATCGCCGTCGGTGCGTCCTCGACCACGCTCTACTACGGCGACACCCGGGCCGGCACACCGGTGCTGACCTTCACCTCGCCCGGTCTGACCGCCGTCTCGCAGGGCGCCACCATCGTTCCCGCGACCGCGCGCAAGCTGGTCTTCCTCACCCCGGTCATCACCGCCGCGCCCACGGCCGCCCCGAGCCTGGGCCCGCTGACCGTCCAGCGGCAGGACACCTTCGGCAACGCCGTGGTGGCGACCACCGCGCTCACCGTCACCCTGTCGTCGTCGGCCACCACCACCGGCCAGTTCGCCGCCACCCCCGGCGGCGCGGTCACCACGACGGTGACCATCGCGGCCGGCGCCAGCACGACCTCCTTCGGCTACGGGGACACCCGAGCGGGCACCCCGAAGATCACCGCCGCGAGCAGCGGGCTGACCTCCGCGACCCAGACCGAGACCATCACCGCCACGGCGACCCGGCTCGTCGTCACCACCGCGGCCAGGACGGCGACCGCGTCGTCCAGGACGAATCTCGGCGCGGTCACCGTGCAGCGCCAGGACGCCTTCGGCAACGCGGTGCTGGCGCCGACCGGCGGCACCCCGGTCACCCTGACGTCCTCCACGGCCGGGGTACCCGTCTTCTCCACCACCTCGGGCGGCACCGTGCTGACCACGGTGACGATCCCGGCCGGATCCTCCGCGGTGAGCTTCTACTACGGCGACACCCGCGTCGGCACGCCGACTCTCACCGCGGCGGCCGCCGGTCTCGCGTCGGCGACGCAGGTGCAGACCATCACCCCCGGGACGGCCGCCAAGCTCACGCTGATCACGCCGCCGACCACCGGACCCGCCGCCGACACCGCCACGCTGGGGCCGCTCACCGTGCAGCGGCAGGACACCTTCGGCAACGCCGTGCCCGCGCCGACGGGCGGTCTTCTCCTCACCCTGGCCTCCTCGTCCAGCGGCGCCCGGTTCGCCGGCCTCGACGGCGCCGCCCTGACCACGCTGGCCCTGCCCGAGGGTGCCTCGACCGCGTCGTTCCGGTACGGGGACACCCGGGCCGGGTCACCGGTGGTGTCGGTCGTCCTCAGCGGCCTGACCACGGCCACCCAGATCCAGGTGGTGACCCCGGCGCCGGCGAGCCGCCTGGTGATCACCACGGCGGCACCCACCGGGACGGCGAGCGCCGTCGCGTCGACCGGGCCGATCAGCGTGCAGGCCCAGGACGCGTTCGGCAACGCCGCGCCCGCGCCCGACGGTGGCCTCGGAGTCCAGCTCGGCTCGAGCACCACCGGCACCGCCACCTTCTCCACCACCGCCGGCGGTCCGGCCACGAACCTGGTGACGATCCCCGCCGGGGCGGCCACGGTGACCTTCTACGCCGGCGACACCCGTTCCGGGACGGCCACTCTCGCGGTGACCGCGGCGGGATTGACCGGGACGAGCCAGACGGTCACCACGGTGCCGGCCGCCGCCACCCGGCTGGTCTACCTCACCGCCCCGGTGACCGGACGGGCCGCCACGACGGCCACGCTGGGGCCGCTGACCGTGCAGCGTCAGGACCCGTTCGGCAACCCGGTGGGCGGGGGTGCGATCACCGTCGCCCTGACCTCCAGCACCACGGGAACGGCCCGGTTCGCCACCGCGGCCGGCGGGTCGGCCGTCACCGCCGTGACCATCGCGTCCGGCGCCTCCACCGCGACGTTCTACACCGGCGACACCCGGGTGGGGACGGCCACTCTGACCGCCTCCGCCACCGGGCTGACCGCTGCCGCCCAGCCGTTGACCAGCACCGGGTGA
- the map gene encoding type I methionyl aminopeptidase, giving the protein MTELKTADEIAAMRVTGRFVAQVLDELVAMAAPGVNLMELEHHARAMVADRGAESCYWDYSPSFGRGPFRNVVCLAVNDAVLHGLPRDQVLADGDLLTADFAVGIDGWVADSARSVVVGTAAPEDLHLIETTQLALAAGIDQARPGNRLGDISAAIGSVIRERGYSVNLEFGGHGLGRTMHEDPHVANDGRRHRGETLRSGLTLAIEPWLARTTNKIVLDPDGWTIRSADGSRTAHSEHTVAITPDGPQVLTLSAA; this is encoded by the coding sequence ATGACCGAGCTGAAGACGGCCGACGAGATCGCGGCGATGCGCGTCACGGGTCGATTCGTGGCCCAGGTCCTGGACGAGCTGGTGGCGATGGCCGCCCCCGGGGTCAACCTGATGGAACTCGAGCACCATGCGCGGGCGATGGTCGCCGACCGGGGCGCGGAGTCCTGCTACTGGGACTACTCCCCGTCCTTCGGCCGCGGCCCGTTCCGCAACGTGGTCTGCCTGGCCGTCAACGACGCCGTCCTGCACGGCCTGCCGCGGGACCAGGTGCTGGCCGACGGGGATCTGCTCACTGCCGACTTCGCGGTCGGCATCGACGGCTGGGTGGCCGACTCGGCGCGCTCGGTGGTGGTCGGCACGGCGGCCCCCGAGGACCTGCACCTGATCGAGACCACGCAGCTCGCGCTGGCGGCCGGTATCGATCAGGCCCGGCCGGGCAATCGTCTGGGCGACATCTCCGCCGCCATCGGGTCGGTCATCCGCGAGCGCGGGTACTCGGTCAACCTGGAGTTCGGCGGGCACGGTCTGGGCCGCACGATGCACGAGGACCCGCACGTGGCCAACGACGGTCGGCGGCACCGCGGGGAGACGCTCCGCTCCGGGCTCACCCTGGCCATCGAGCCGTGGCTGGCCCGCACCACGAACAAGATCGTTCTCGACCCGGACGGCTGGACGATCCGGTCCGCGGACGGGTCGCGCACCGCCCACTCCGAGCACACCGTGGCCATCACCCCGGACGGGCCGCAGGTGCTGACCCTCTCGGCGGCCTGA
- a CDS encoding orotidine 5'-phosphate decarboxylase / HUMPS family protein: protein MSVRLQVALDSPAGFAVLPAIAPFLDIVEVGTPLLKRFGLAAITTVATLAPGVPVLADSKTVDGAADECAMLFDAGAAFVTVLSTAGPDTLVAAGRAARARGRAIVLDTILEADPLAALGRGYPDGITALALHTATDARLAGRDGGAGGWADAGRLASPLDLVVAGGIGPDTVGAALAAGPAVVVVGQAIIGAVDPVAAARDLRAALT from the coding sequence ATGTCCGTCCGTCTGCAGGTGGCCCTGGACTCCCCCGCCGGATTCGCCGTCCTGCCCGCCATCGCCCCGTTCCTCGACATCGTCGAGGTGGGCACTCCCCTGCTCAAGCGGTTCGGGCTCGCGGCGATCACCACGGTGGCCACGCTCGCCCCCGGGGTGCCGGTGCTGGCCGACAGCAAGACGGTGGACGGGGCGGCCGACGAGTGCGCGATGCTGTTCGACGCCGGCGCGGCCTTCGTCACCGTGCTCTCCACCGCCGGTCCGGACACCCTGGTCGCCGCCGGTCGAGCCGCCCGGGCGCGCGGGCGGGCAATCGTGCTGGACACCATCCTGGAGGCCGATCCGTTGGCCGCCCTGGGACGCGGATACCCCGACGGCATCACGGCGCTCGCCCTGCACACCGCGACCGACGCGCGGCTGGCCGGTCGGGACGGTGGCGCGGGCGGGTGGGCGGATGCCGGGCGGCTGGCGTCCCCCCTCGACCTGGTCGTCGCGGGCGGTATCGGGCCCGACACGGTGGGCGCTGCACTGGCCGCCGGCCCGGCCGTGGTGGTCGTCGGCCAGGCGATCATCGGCGCCGTCGACCCCGTGGCGGCGGCCCGGGATCTACGCGCCGCCCTGACCTGA
- a CDS encoding DedA family protein — protein MTVALRLAETSTAELGGVAGWVVGLMETLGVAGAGLAVAAENLFPPLPSEIVLPLAGFTASQGTFHVIPVILVTTLGSLLGALALYWLGRRVGQQRLCALAERIPLMHAGDIDRTVAWFTRHGGKAVFFGRMIPVFRSLISIPAGVERMNVVKFSLLTTAGSLIWNTAFVLAGYLLGQNWAVVEEYAGVLQYVVIGLVAIALTVFVVRRVRHRKEPHGHPVDAPEPAAAAAVDRAG, from the coding sequence ATGACGGTAGCCCTCCGCCTGGCCGAGACGTCCACCGCCGAACTCGGAGGGGTGGCCGGCTGGGTGGTCGGTCTGATGGAGACGCTCGGCGTGGCCGGCGCCGGTCTGGCCGTTGCCGCGGAGAACCTGTTCCCGCCGTTGCCCAGCGAGATCGTCCTCCCGCTCGCCGGCTTCACCGCCAGCCAGGGCACCTTCCACGTCATCCCGGTCATCCTGGTCACCACGCTGGGCTCGCTCCTCGGTGCCCTTGCGCTGTACTGGCTCGGCCGCCGGGTCGGCCAGCAGCGCCTCTGCGCGTTGGCCGAACGCATCCCGCTCATGCACGCGGGCGACATCGACCGCACCGTGGCCTGGTTCACCCGGCACGGCGGCAAGGCGGTCTTCTTCGGTCGGATGATCCCGGTGTTCCGGAGCCTCATCTCCATCCCGGCCGGCGTGGAACGGATGAACGTCGTCAAGTTCAGCCTGCTCACCACGGCCGGCAGCCTGATCTGGAACACCGCGTTCGTGCTGGCCGGCTACCTGCTCGGGCAGAACTGGGCCGTGGTCGAGGAGTACGCGGGCGTCCTGCAGTACGTCGTCATCGGCCTGGTGGCCATCGCGCTGACCGTGTTCGTCGTCCGCCGGGTCCGGCACCGCAAGGAGCCGCACGGTCACCCGGTCGACGCGCCCGAACCGGCTGCTGCCGCCGCCGTCGATCGCGCCGGCTGA
- a CDS encoding SCO4848 family membrane protein has product MILSRRWSVFLVLAGLFNIGIWPRFGAAIWQDQRAWQGAIGSSTPTAFLWVHAALIAVALTVGIAVGVLGLRGLVAGRRRATV; this is encoded by the coding sequence GTGATCCTGTCTCGCCGCTGGTCGGTCTTCCTCGTGCTCGCCGGTCTGTTCAACATCGGGATCTGGCCGCGGTTCGGCGCGGCGATCTGGCAGGACCAGCGGGCCTGGCAGGGCGCGATCGGCAGTTCGACGCCGACGGCCTTCCTCTGGGTCCACGCCGCGCTGATCGCGGTCGCCCTGACGGTGGGCATCGCGGTCGGCGTGCTGGGTCTGCGCGGCCTGGTGGCCGGTCGACGCCGCGCGACCGTCTGA